The following are encoded together in the Poseidonibacter lekithochrous genome:
- a CDS encoding flagellar basal body P-ring protein FlgI encodes MKYIFLVTILISSIYSQTIKDISNIIGIRENQLIGYGLVVGLAGTGDKSKFTMQSLQNLLRNSYIKIPAGSINSKNIAAVMVTGTLPPFSRQGDKVKIKVSTIGDAKSVDHGELLITQLKGVDGKVYALAQGTIIANANNKTSGFIYEGATVENEVDFNLKDETGITLSLYKSSAKNADLIETKINKKFGTRLAVALDTRTVSIRKPTEISIVKFISMVENIPLDSTFKKKIIIDMNRETVITGGAIPIDPVTIARDSFTLRIKQSPLAASQFKDKKLNKGVDVGDGVKIVDKPIVDINNARIDTKNAPTVADLVRAMKVMKLPMSEIIDTLKMIKELGAIDVELEIRG; translated from the coding sequence TTGAAGTATATTTTTTTAGTAACTATATTAATTTCATCTATTTATTCACAAACTATAAAAGATATTTCGAACATCATTGGTATTCGTGAGAATCAACTTATCGGATATGGATTAGTTGTAGGATTAGCAGGAACTGGTGATAAATCCAAGTTTACAATGCAAAGTCTTCAAAACTTACTTAGAAATTCTTATATAAAAATCCCAGCAGGTTCTATTAATTCAAAAAATATTGCAGCGGTAATGGTTACGGGAACTCTACCTCCTTTTTCAAGACAAGGGGACAAAGTAAAAATCAAAGTATCTACAATTGGTGATGCAAAATCTGTTGACCATGGAGAGCTTTTAATCACTCAACTAAAAGGTGTAGATGGAAAAGTTTATGCCCTAGCTCAAGGTACAATTATTGCAAATGCGAATAATAAAACTTCAGGTTTTATTTATGAAGGTGCAACAGTTGAAAATGAAGTTGATTTTAACCTAAAAGATGAAACAGGAATAACACTGAGTTTATATAAAAGTTCTGCAAAAAATGCTGACTTAATAGAAACAAAAATAAATAAAAAATTTGGTACAAGACTTGCAGTTGCTTTAGATACAAGAACTGTAAGTATTAGAAAACCAACAGAAATTTCTATTGTAAAATTCATATCAATGGTTGAGAATATTCCTTTAGATTCAACATTTAAAAAGAAAATTATTATTGATATGAATAGAGAAACAGTTATAACAGGTGGTGCAATTCCAATTGACCCTGTGACAATTGCTAGAGATTCCTTTACACTTAGAATCAAACAATCACCTTTAGCTGCTTCGCAGTTTAAAGATAAAAAACTTAATAAAGGTGTTGATGTAGGAGATGGCGTTAAAATTGTTGATAAACCAATTGTTGATATTAATAATGCAAGAATTGACACAAAAAATGCACCTACAGTGGCTGATTTAGTAAGAGCTATGAAAGTAATGAAATTACCAATGAGTGAAATCATTGACACATTAAAAATGATCAAAGAGCTTGGAGCTATTGACGTTGAACTTGAGATAAGAGGATAA
- a CDS encoding flagellar basal body-associated FliL family protein, with the protein MADENGEEVKASGGGKGLIIVLVALVVVLLLAVVGGAYFLYSQGILSPKPEGEQQEKMVQKEEAGDSKETFKAAVDDLVLNITNSKGREKLMKLSFTLKSVEPTIAAIVEESRAEIIDVVINQISARSSEELLTVGGKALLKEELLEEINTVVNEVTSNNEDVKSNNIKKILFTTFVIK; encoded by the coding sequence ATGGCAGATGAGAATGGAGAAGAAGTTAAAGCGTCAGGCGGAGGTAAAGGTTTGATTATTGTTTTAGTGGCTTTAGTAGTTGTTCTACTATTAGCAGTTGTGGGAGGAGCATATTTCTTGTATTCACAAGGTATATTATCTCCTAAGCCAGAAGGCGAGCAACAAGAAAAGATGGTACAAAAAGAAGAAGCAGGTGATTCAAAAGAGACTTTTAAAGCTGCTGTTGATGATTTAGTATTAAATATTACTAACTCTAAAGGTAGAGAAAAGTTAATGAAACTTTCATTTACACTAAAAAGTGTAGAACCAACTATTGCTGCAATTGTTGAAGAAAGCAGAGCAGAGATTATTGATGTTGTTATTAATCAAATTAGTGCTAGAAGTTCAGAAGAGTTATTAACTGTTGGTGGAAAAGCTCTACTAAAAGAAGAATTGCTTGAAGAAATTAATACTGTTGTAAATGAAGTTACATCTAATAATGAAGATGTTAAATCTAATAATATTAAAAAGATATTATTTACTACTTTCGTAATTAAATAA
- a CDS encoding MotE family protein, whose protein sequence is MIKKVVLILTFVVCSYGQTQDSSYLTKQKIEIKELKKELNSFYNKKEKEYQERKKELETILTQVKREKNNIQDLHDKNLKILQSIEQTVQSKTTKIYNSMKPKIAAGIFDVMISEGKLEDVFDIILKLKERNVTLLMKFLSVQNAAKITEMLENYNINEK, encoded by the coding sequence TTGATTAAAAAAGTAGTATTGATCTTAACTTTTGTTGTTTGCTCATATGGCCAAACTCAAGATAGTAGTTATCTTACAAAACAAAAAATAGAAATAAAAGAATTAAAGAAAGAATTAAATTCTTTTTATAATAAAAAAGAAAAAGAGTATCAAGAGAGAAAAAAAGAGTTAGAAACTATATTAACTCAAGTAAAAAGAGAAAAAAATAATATTCAAGACTTACATGATAAAAATCTTAAAATATTGCAAAGTATAGAGCAAACTGTACAAAGTAAAACAACAAAAATTTATAATTCTATGAAACCAAAAATCGCAGCTGGTATTTTTGATGTGATGATTAGTGAGGGTAAACTTGAAGATGTTTTTGATATAATCTTGAAGTTAAAAGAAAGAAATGTAACATTACTTATGAAGTTTTTAAGTGTACAAAATGCAGCTAAAATTACTGAAATGCTAGAAAATTATAATATTAACGAGAAGTAG
- a CDS encoding P-II family nitrogen regulator, whose product MKKIEAVIKPFKLEDVKDALTEAGITGMTVSDVKGYGRQQGHSELYRGAEYVVDFLPKIKLELIVAEDDVDSTIALITESAKTGKIGDGKIFVSSIEKIVRIRTGEEDEEAI is encoded by the coding sequence TTGAAAAAGATTGAAGCAGTAATTAAACCGTTTAAACTTGAAGATGTAAAAGATGCCTTGACAGAAGCTGGAATCACAGGAATGACTGTATCTGATGTAAAAGGATATGGAAGACAACAAGGTCACTCTGAATTATATAGAGGGGCAGAATATGTTGTTGATTTCTTACCAAAAATCAAATTAGAATTAATCGTTGCAGAAGACGACGTTGATTCTACAATTGCACTTATTACTGAATCAGCAAAAACTGGAAAAATTGGTGACGGTAAAATATTCGTTTCATCAATTGAAAAAATTGTTAGAATTAGAACAGGTGAAGAAGATGAGGAAGCTATTTAA
- the pyrC gene encoding dihydroorotase has product MSSVTTFEINEPLDMHLHLRDGDMLKLVGPLTSNTFTGALIMPNLVPPVTTKEALLAYKDRINEACKGDTFEPYVTLFFQNNYSYEFLEDIKDDIIGIKLYPAGITTNSETGVSSMDVEVLRPTLESMSKLGIPLCVHGETNGFVMDREKEFMPIYESIAAAFPDLKIIMEHITTADAVELLDKYDNLHATVTLHHLLITLDDVAGGMLQPHLFCKPIAKRPHDRSALLDAALKGHPKLMFGSDSAPHPKHKKECCGCAAGVFTSPIALQVLVGLFEKYQALDKLNDFVSLNAQRVYDLKPKIKKIKLVKKDYVVPAIYEYNEDNVVPMYAGETLAWSIED; this is encoded by the coding sequence ATGAGTAGTGTTACAACATTCGAAATAAACGAACCTTTAGATATGCACCTTCACTTACGTGATGGTGATATGTTAAAACTAGTAGGACCTTTAACTTCTAATACATTTACAGGTGCATTAATCATGCCAAACTTAGTACCACCTGTAACTACAAAAGAAGCTTTATTAGCTTATAAAGATAGAATTAATGAAGCATGTAAAGGTGATACTTTTGAACCTTATGTAACTTTATTCTTCCAAAATAATTACTCGTATGAGTTCTTAGAAGATATCAAAGATGATATTATTGGAATTAAACTTTATCCTGCAGGAATTACTACAAATTCTGAAACAGGTGTATCTTCAATGGATGTTGAAGTTTTAAGACCTACATTAGAATCAATGAGTAAACTTGGTATTCCTTTATGTGTTCATGGTGAAACTAATGGTTTTGTTATGGATAGAGAAAAAGAATTTATGCCAATTTATGAATCAATTGCTGCTGCATTCCCTGATTTAAAAATTATTATGGAACACATCACTACTGCTGATGCTGTTGAATTACTTGATAAATATGATAACTTACATGCAACAGTTACATTACATCACTTATTAATTACACTTGATGACGTTGCTGGTGGAATGTTACAACCTCATTTATTCTGTAAACCAATTGCTAAAAGACCGCATGATAGATCTGCATTATTAGATGCTGCATTAAAAGGGCATCCTAAATTAATGTTTGGTTCTGATTCAGCTCCTCATCCTAAACATAAAAAAGAGTGCTGTGGTTGTGCTGCTGGTGTATTTACATCACCAATTGCTTTACAAGTATTAGTAGGATTATTTGAAAAATATCAAGCCTTAGATAAATTAAATGATTTTGTATCATTAAACGCTCAAAGAGTTTATGATTTAAAACCAAAAATCAAAAAAATTAAATTAGTTAAAAAAGATTATGTAGTACCTGCTATATATGAATATAACGAAGATAATGTAGTACCAATGTATGCTGGTGAAACATTAGCTTGGAGTATTGAAGACTAG
- the fliD gene encoding flagellar filament capping protein FliD, protein MAEGILGLGGGGAASLNQETIDKLKAAERKARVEPIETNIADLVKEKEVFTNISAKVAELLTAVKPFDVFVSGGTTAFDEKAATTSGDSAVFQASDVSKLNNGITTVDIKSLAQKDVYQSNTITGAQKDALGDIGTLTIAVGSDSFDFNTADYATYDELTAAITAKAGVAASLDSVGTDSHRLILKSEDSGTANALTISGTAADDLGFTTDEVGTINATNHTLTAQDMSAEIDGVSYNVSSNKLTVDGLDITANKIGVSTINISDDNSLVVTKVQDLITKYNELVDLVSGELDNADSSVSDKSSLRNILSQVKDKLFGQYGASSDKSVFNYGFELDKTGKITLNTATFNKAVEDNPAALQELFVGTAANEGFGTQLKAVIDEMNFSGGVLDSQEDSMATREKTLNEDKEKAEKALDSKYQQLALQFGSYGAIISGFESSFSGLKMMIQQSTSSN, encoded by the coding sequence ATGGCTGAAGGTATATTAGGTTTAGGTGGTGGCGGTGCTGCTTCATTAAATCAAGAAACAATTGACAAACTAAAAGCTGCTGAAAGAAAAGCAAGAGTTGAACCTATTGAAACTAATATTGCTGATTTAGTTAAAGAAAAAGAAGTCTTTACTAATATTAGTGCTAAGGTTGCTGAGTTATTAACTGCGGTTAAGCCATTTGATGTCTTTGTATCTGGTGGAACTACTGCTTTTGATGAAAAAGCTGCTACAACTTCTGGGGATTCTGCTGTTTTCCAAGCCTCTGATGTATCTAAACTTAATAATGGTATTACAACTGTTGATATCAAAAGTTTAGCACAAAAAGATGTATATCAATCAAATACTATTACAGGAGCTCAAAAAGATGCTCTTGGAGATATTGGAACTTTGACTATTGCCGTTGGAAGTGATAGTTTTGATTTTAATACAGCCGATTATGCTACATATGATGAATTAACTGCTGCAATCACAGCAAAAGCTGGCGTAGCTGCTTCTTTAGATAGTGTAGGAACTGACTCACATCGATTAATCCTAAAAAGTGAAGATTCAGGTACGGCTAACGCATTAACTATTAGTGGTACTGCTGCTGATGATTTAGGTTTTACTACAGATGAAGTAGGAACTATTAATGCAACAAATCATACTTTAACAGCTCAGGATATGAGTGCTGAAATTGATGGGGTTTCATATAATGTTTCATCTAATAAATTAACAGTTGATGGATTAGATATTACTGCAAATAAAATTGGAGTTTCAACTATTAATATTAGTGATGATAATTCATTAGTTGTAACTAAAGTTCAAGATTTAATAACTAAATATAATGAACTTGTTGATTTAGTTTCAGGTGAGCTTGATAATGCAGATAGTTCAGTATCTGATAAGTCATCACTTAGAAATATTTTATCTCAAGTAAAAGATAAGTTATTTGGTCAATACGGAGCTAGTTCTGATAAGTCTGTATTTAATTATGGGTTTGAGCTTGATAAAACTGGTAAAATTACTTTAAATACGGCAACTTTTAATAAAGCTGTTGAAGATAATCCCGCTGCTCTACAAGAGCTATTTGTTGGTACTGCAGCAAATGAAGGATTTGGTACGCAACTTAAAGCTGTTATTGATGAAATGAATTTCTCAGGTGGAGTATTAGATAGTCAAGAAGACTCTATGGCTACAAGGGAAAAAACATTAAATGAAGATAAAGAAAAAGCTGAAAAAGCATTAGATTCTAAATATCAACAATTAGCACTTCAATTTGGATCTTATGGAGCAATTATTAGTGGTTTTGAGTCATCATTCTCTGGATTAAAAATGATGATCCAACAGTCTACTTCTTCTAACTAA
- a CDS encoding P-II family nitrogen regulator → MKKIEVIIKPFKLEDVKDALVEAGITGMSVYDVKGYGRQQGHSELYRGAEYVVDFLPKIKIDIVVNEDMVDSAIKAIVESAKTGKIGDGKIFVSSLDDVVRIRTGEKGTEAI, encoded by the coding sequence ATGAAAAAAATTGAAGTAATAATTAAACCTTTCAAACTTGAAGATGTAAAAGATGCTTTAGTAGAAGCTGGAATTACAGGTATGAGTGTTTACGATGTAAAAGGTTATGGTAGACAACAAGGTCACTCTGAATTATACAGAGGGGCTGAGTATGTTGTAGATTTTTTACCAAAAATCAAAATTGACATTGTAGTAAATGAAGATATGGTTGACTCAGCAATTAAAGCAATTGTCGAATCAGCAAAAACTGGAAAAATCGGAGATGGAAAGATTTTTGTTTCATCTTTAGATGATGTAGTTAGAATCAGAACTGGTGAAAAAGGAACTGAGGCTATTTAA
- a CDS encoding flagellar basal body L-ring protein FlgH, producing MFKSLILISSSFFFVACSSTFSSQKIDFKKPEVQIPKKAPEVRKNKGSLYSMQGASLFADKKDLQVGDIIQININEGLKSDSKNKRELTSNRNNALGGGILAGTNGNVLGETAAKYANKVNRNLGINFNTTSSTSDKGEVKTQFDETFSTTVSAIIEETYQNGNYYIKGSKELLIDGQKQTIIITGVIRPYDISSDNSIDSSQIANLKMLYDKEGSEADIMETPWGLKLFRAIWPF from the coding sequence ATGTTTAAAAGTTTAATTTTAATTTCAAGTTCTTTTTTCTTCGTCGCTTGTAGTAGTACTTTTTCTTCTCAAAAAATTGATTTCAAAAAACCAGAAGTTCAAATTCCTAAAAAAGCTCCAGAAGTTAGAAAAAATAAAGGTTCACTTTATTCAATGCAAGGAGCTTCTTTATTTGCTGATAAAAAAGATTTACAAGTTGGGGATATTATTCAGATTAATATTAACGAAGGCTTGAAATCAGATTCTAAAAATAAAAGAGAATTAACTAGTAATAGAAATAATGCTTTAGGTGGTGGAATTTTAGCTGGAACAAATGGTAATGTTTTAGGTGAAACTGCTGCAAAATATGCAAATAAAGTTAATAGAAATCTAGGTATTAATTTTAATACTACTAGTTCTACATCAGATAAGGGTGAAGTTAAAACACAATTTGATGAAACTTTCTCTACTACGGTTTCAGCTATAATAGAAGAAACATACCAAAATGGTAACTATTATATTAAGGGTTCAAAAGAACTACTTATTGATGGACAAAAACAAACCATTATAATAACAGGTGTGATCAGACCTTATGATATTAGTTCTGATAACTCTATTGACTCATCGCAAATTGCCAATTTAAAGATGTTATATGATAAAGAAGGTTCAGAAGCTGACATTATGGAAACTCCATGGGGCTTAAAACTATTTAGAGCTATTTGGCCCTTTTAA
- a CDS encoding flagellar hook-associated protein FlgK: protein MLNTLNVSYSGLTSAKIAVENVSNNIANENTPGYKKRVVDMKELEQTDTRFTGRGVGSDNAYRITSQYMFDRLLSESSRQSNFSKTSSILANVEVAFKETENSGFSSDLNRYFQAVENLRSNPNSEIYKNSLANEGKVIVSSLQSLYSSIEKTQALEKEELQSNVTKVNSLLQEIGGINEKLGKQSVATNDLLDKRDQLEEELSGYVDIEVSRENNEYELKIAGNVAVRYNTNVRDVKVVESKEPQVDRFVDSTGIASNTNFKDGVASAGDEITFKLNNNTSVTVTIGSNQYTDTDGNTHDIDIDGDGNPDTVTASNYVRALAYSINENPSTKGLVTAYNGNYVETASGKVDNKAIDKFLVIESDESGLDGKFESRITVKETIAGVEERSNTYKDENQSSDAVDKVAIAIYDQEISLKSGTLKAQTDSLTSNSPNNKLQVYKDKLDAFARTFADVTDQYIKTGTDQYTYGELAADETNGTITSLNLFSGTSVKTMTFNEAAINDLDQKDLDYLATLQWKKDLSFDGKAQDPSNNENTSFSEFFQEIRVNVSSDKESSDFLHKTQKDVQTALTSSYNELVKVDKDEELLNLVKFQAAYEANAKIITVIDEMLKTLLGLKR, encoded by the coding sequence ATGCTTAATACATTAAATGTTTCATACTCAGGTCTTACTTCTGCAAAGATTGCTGTAGAAAACGTATCTAATAATATTGCAAATGAGAATACTCCAGGCTACAAAAAAAGAGTAGTCGATATGAAAGAGTTAGAACAAACGGACACTCGGTTTACTGGGCGTGGTGTTGGTTCTGACAATGCATATAGAATTACTTCTCAATACATGTTTGACAGATTATTATCTGAGAGTTCAAGACAAAGTAACTTCTCTAAAACATCTAGTATTTTAGCTAATGTTGAAGTTGCATTCAAAGAGACTGAAAATAGTGGATTCTCATCTGATTTAAACAGATATTTTCAAGCTGTCGAAAATTTAAGATCAAATCCCAATTCAGAAATCTATAAAAATAGCCTTGCTAATGAAGGTAAAGTAATTGTATCTTCTTTACAAAGTTTATATTCAAGTATTGAAAAAACTCAAGCTTTAGAAAAAGAAGAACTTCAATCAAATGTTACTAAGGTTAATTCTCTTTTACAAGAAATTGGTGGAATTAACGAAAAACTTGGTAAACAAAGTGTTGCTACTAATGACTTACTTGATAAAAGAGATCAACTTGAAGAAGAGCTATCTGGATATGTTGATATAGAAGTAAGTAGAGAAAACAACGAATATGAACTGAAAATTGCTGGTAATGTTGCTGTTAGATATAACACAAATGTAAGAGATGTAAAAGTAGTTGAAAGTAAAGAACCTCAGGTTGATAGATTTGTTGATTCAACAGGAATTGCCTCAAATACAAACTTTAAAGACGGTGTTGCCTCTGCTGGGGATGAAATTACATTTAAACTAAATAATAATACAAGTGTGACTGTAACAATTGGATCAAACCAATATACAGATACTGATGGTAATACACATGATATTGATATTGATGGGGATGGAAATCCTGATACTGTAACTGCATCAAACTATGTTCGAGCTTTAGCATATTCTATTAACGAAAATCCTAGTACTAAAGGATTAGTAACTGCATATAATGGTAATTATGTAGAAACTGCAAGTGGAAAAGTTGATAACAAAGCAATTGATAAATTTTTAGTAATAGAGTCAGATGAAAGTGGTTTAGATGGTAAGTTTGAATCTAGAATAACAGTAAAAGAGACAATTGCTGGAGTTGAAGAGAGAAGTAATACCTATAAAGACGAAAATCAAAGTTCAGATGCTGTGGATAAAGTTGCTATTGCTATTTATGATCAAGAGATTTCATTAAAATCTGGAACATTAAAAGCGCAAACTGATAGCTTAACTTCAAACTCTCCAAATAATAAGCTACAGGTTTATAAAGATAAATTAGATGCCTTTGCACGTACTTTTGCTGATGTAACTGATCAGTATATTAAAACTGGTACAGATCAATATACTTATGGAGAATTAGCTGCTGATGAGACTAATGGAACTATTACAAGTCTAAATTTATTCTCTGGAACTAGTGTTAAAACTATGACATTTAATGAAGCAGCAATTAATGATTTAGACCAAAAAGATTTAGATTATTTAGCTACATTACAGTGGAAAAAAGATTTATCATTTGATGGTAAAGCACAAGATCCAAGTAATAATGAAAATACATCTTTCTCAGAATTCTTTCAAGAAATTAGAGTAAATGTATCTTCGGATAAAGAGTCAAGTGACTTTTTACATAAAACACAAAAAGATGTACAAACAGCATTAACTAGTTCATATAATGAATTAGTAAAAGTTGATAAAGATGAGGAGCTGCTAAACCTAGTTAAGTTTCAAGCAGCCTATGAAGCGAATGCAAAAATTATTACAGTAATTGATGAAATGTTAAAAACATTACTTGGATTAAAAAGATAA
- a CDS encoding flagellar biosynthetic protein FliQ, protein MDLMAIAENTVKIILILGLPSLLVSMVIGLIISIFQAVTQVSDASLAFVPKMIFVSAFILVTLPWVGDHIATYTRDLWDLILIFGN, encoded by the coding sequence ATGGATTTAATGGCTATTGCTGAAAATACAGTAAAAATTATTCTAATCTTAGGATTACCTTCTTTATTAGTAAGTATGGTAATTGGATTAATAATTTCTATTTTTCAAGCAGTAACTCAAGTAAGTGATGCTTCACTGGCTTTTGTACCTAAAATGATTTTTGTTTCGGCATTTATTTTAGTTACTCTGCCTTGGGTAGGAGATCATATTGCTACTTACACTAGAGATTTATGGGATTTAATATTAATTTTTGGTAATTAA
- a CDS encoding ammonium transporter: MGTEISYVIDTLYAIFAMTLIIFMVPGFAMLEAGIVRTKNVTAVLTINTLIYAIASMAFLLIGYKIAFGGFGAEGMSQWAAFLFQMAFVGKVVNIMSGGVSERAKVVPLAIFTIIMAAVLYPLVVNVTWGTNLLEGTVLALSMYDLAGSTVIHSTGGWALLAAIIIIGARKGRYTKNGGIRVIPASNIPLLTLGAFLLWIGWFGFNGGSVGSIASKEGADAVALTIMNTNTAGLAGAIMVAVLMYIKYKKLDITMILNGALGGLVAITAGPDLYDIYTPILIGAIGGAIVVFGVTFFDKLRLDDPVGALSVHLLNGIWGTLAVGIFAANGSDITFMGQVKGIVLVAIFAFVTSYIVLFIINKIIPLRADNDEEMQGLDVEECGIEAYPEFKRAF, encoded by the coding sequence ATGGGTACAGAAATTTCTTACGTTATTGATACGTTATATGCAATCTTTGCAATGACACTTATTATATTTATGGTTCCAGGTTTCGCAATGTTAGAAGCAGGAATTGTAAGAACTAAAAATGTTACAGCCGTTTTAACAATCAACACTTTAATTTATGCAATTGCTTCTATGGCATTTTTACTTATAGGTTACAAGATAGCCTTTGGTGGATTTGGTGCAGAGGGAATGAGTCAATGGGCAGCTTTTCTTTTCCAAATGGCATTTGTTGGTAAAGTAGTTAACATCATGTCTGGTGGAGTAAGTGAAAGAGCAAAAGTTGTTCCTTTAGCTATTTTTACAATTATCATGGCAGCAGTACTTTATCCACTTGTAGTAAATGTTACATGGGGAACTAACTTACTTGAAGGTACAGTTTTAGCTTTATCTATGTATGACTTAGCAGGTTCTACTGTTATTCACTCAACTGGTGGTTGGGCTTTATTAGCAGCAATTATTATAATTGGTGCAAGAAAAGGAAGATATACAAAAAATGGTGGAATTAGAGTAATTCCAGCTTCAAATATTCCATTACTTACATTGGGTGCATTTTTATTATGGATTGGTTGGTTTGGATTTAATGGTGGATCTGTTGGTTCAATTGCTTCAAAAGAAGGAGCTGATGCGGTTGCTTTAACTATTATGAATACTAATACAGCTGGACTTGCAGGTGCTATTATGGTTGCAGTTTTAATGTATATTAAATACAAAAAACTGGATATTACAATGATCCTAAATGGTGCTTTAGGTGGTTTAGTTGCAATTACAGCAGGGCCTGATTTATATGATATTTATACTCCTATTTTAATTGGAGCTATTGGTGGAGCTATTGTTGTATTTGGTGTAACTTTCTTTGATAAACTAAGATTAGATGATCCTGTTGGGGCTTTATCTGTTCACTTATTAAATGGTATTTGGGGAACATTAGCAGTTGGAATTTTTGCTGCAAATGGTAGTGATATTACATTTATGGGACAAGTAAAAGGTATTGTATTAGTTGCAATTTTTGCTTTTGTAACTTCATATATTGTATTATTTATCATCAATAAAATCATTCCATTAAGAGCTGATAATGATGAAGAGATGCAAGGTTTAGATGTTGAAGAGTGTGGTATCGAAGCATATCCAGAGTTCAAAAGAGCTTTCTAA
- the fliM gene encoding flagellar motor switch protein FliM has translation MAEFLSQDEIDALLDIAEQGEDIDDASPTDKVVSKEKNYSIYDFKKPNRISTEQFKAFSTMHDKMLRDFITDLSAMLRKIVDIKLYSIEQMTYGEFILSIPQITSLNTLSIKPMEGRIVIECNPGISHKIIAELLGSGAVNTNDNLDRELTEIEVEILDHFYEMVIKNLFRSWDDISTLNFKTESRDTNANAIQIISDHEIVLLVVLEITIDEESGFLSICYPISYIEPLLEKIVEKVFSEGKNRKSSRKKDITTLISGAKMQVEAVMAETELTAEEIFGLKENDIIVFNKNATSASTTVYINKKEKFQTVSGVSNNRKAVQIQTNIDKEKQETLEILRVMREERIVKAKETTENIRRLLKEKEEEKKRR, from the coding sequence ATGGCTGAATTTTTAAGTCAAGATGAAATTGATGCACTTTTAGATATTGCAGAACAAGGGGAGGATATTGATGATGCCTCTCCCACTGACAAAGTAGTATCCAAAGAAAAAAACTATTCAATTTACGATTTTAAAAAACCTAATAGAATATCAACTGAACAATTTAAAGCCTTTTCAACTATGCATGATAAAATGCTTAGGGATTTTATTACAGATCTTTCTGCAATGCTTAGAAAAATTGTTGATATTAAATTATACTCAATTGAACAAATGACATATGGAGAGTTTATTCTTTCTATTCCACAAATTACATCATTAAATACACTATCTATTAAGCCTATGGAAGGCCGAATAGTAATTGAGTGTAACCCAGGTATCTCTCATAAGATTATTGCAGAATTATTAGGTTCTGGAGCTGTAAACACTAATGATAACTTAGATAGAGAACTTACAGAAATTGAAGTTGAGATTTTAGATCACTTTTATGAAATGGTAATAAAAAATTTATTCAGATCTTGGGATGATATTTCAACACTGAATTTTAAAACTGAATCAAGAGATACAAATGCAAATGCTATTCAGATTATTTCTGATCATGAGATTGTACTTCTAGTTGTATTAGAGATCACAATTGATGAAGAGTCTGGATTCTTATCTATTTGTTACCCTATTTCTTATATAGAACCCTTACTTGAAAAAATTGTTGAGAAAGTTTTCTCTGAGGGTAAAAATAGAAAATCAAGTAGAAAAAAAGATATTACAACACTTATTTCTGGAGCAAAAATGCAGGTTGAAGCTGTAATGGCAGAAACAGAATTAACAGCTGAAGAAATCTTTGGATTAAAAGAGAATGATATTATTGTATTTAATAAAAATGCAACATCAGCCTCTACAACTGTATATATTAATAAAAAAGAGAAATTCCAAACAGTGTCAGGGGTTTCAAATAATAGAAAAGCTGTTCAAATACAAACTAATATTGATAAAGAAAAACAAGAAACATTAGAGATATTAAGAGTAATGAGAGAAGAGCGAATTGTAAAAGCAAAAGAGACAACAGAAAATATCCGTCGTCTTCTAAAAGAAAAAGAAGAAGAGAAAAAGAGAAGATAA